From the genome of Pelobacter propionicus DSM 2379, one region includes:
- a CDS encoding DUF3313 domain-containing protein — protein MKWMKTPVLVALFVAGALQMGGCAGSYQARSVDLKESPLVNPEILVEGSGNQALYRYVNPKAEVKSYNKVMIDPVIIYKDGELDKDQLENLQALANNAHVYLSKELEQDYTVVTSAEPGTMRIQWAIIDADSSKPARNTISTLSPIGIGLNIVKMSVTGKQMGVGEITLQMKITDASSGELLGAALDRRVGGKTITKLWSSWYNADEALKYWAKKIRFALCDNRGGTNCVMPD, from the coding sequence ATGAAATGGATGAAAACACCGGTACTGGTTGCGCTGTTCGTGGCAGGTGCATTGCAGATGGGCGGATGCGCCGGAAGCTATCAGGCGCGCAGCGTTGACCTCAAGGAATCGCCGCTGGTCAACCCGGAGATTCTGGTCGAGGGGAGCGGTAATCAGGCCCTGTACCGATACGTGAACCCAAAGGCCGAAGTCAAGAGCTACAACAAGGTAATGATCGACCCGGTCATCATCTACAAGGATGGCGAGCTGGACAAGGACCAGCTGGAGAACCTGCAGGCACTGGCCAACAACGCCCATGTCTACTTGAGCAAGGAACTTGAGCAGGATTACACGGTCGTTACCTCGGCTGAGCCGGGCACCATGCGCATCCAGTGGGCAATCATCGATGCAGACTCCTCCAAGCCGGCCCGCAATACGATCTCCACGCTCTCTCCCATCGGCATCGGCCTTAATATCGTCAAAATGTCCGTCACCGGCAAGCAGATGGGGGTGGGTGAGATAACCCTGCAGATGAAAATTACCGACGCCTCCAGCGGCGAACTGCTGGGTGCGGCCCTGGACCGGCGCGTGGGAGGCAAAACCATCACCAAGCTCTGGAGCAGCTGGTATAACGCCGACGAGGCACTCAAATACTGGGCCAAGAAAATACGCTTTGCCCTGTGCGACAACCGGGGTGGCACCAACTGCGTCATGCCGGACTGA